The Algoriphagus sanaruensis genome window below encodes:
- a CDS encoding PepSY-associated TM helix domain-containing protein, whose product MWKTIRKFLNDIHLYAGLICGLVVIAVCLSGTIYVYNTEIREFFDSERYFVEVQGSRRSLDELKASIENELQGQVVGVSVFDGENRSVQVSLKNDPEARPITLFVDPYSGEILADNKEKTSAEEFMGSMFSLHRWLLLDKVEEPILESMSNQELGRFINGVATLLFLLGVLTGIVIWVPQKAKNWKQGLKVKWDANWKRVNHDLHNTLAFYSLIALFIMAVTGPFWSYEWYRTGWQKTWDTYQAPKESSAPKPEQASASVEPIVEEPMEVTVPFLDQIYLATNLILDYRGMVRISLPEKPGSDISISKSRTGFFARAGADQLKLNPANLELKEANLFSELPVRQQIGRSVKALHTGEIFGQFTKFLWFVGCLIATSLPITGTLIWLNKKKKKRPAKDKKPASRTMAQAV is encoded by the coding sequence ATGTGGAAGACGATTCGAAAGTTTCTCAATGATATTCACCTTTATGCCGGACTAATCTGTGGGCTGGTGGTCATTGCTGTTTGTCTCAGCGGGACCATCTATGTTTATAATACGGAGATTCGGGAATTTTTTGATTCAGAGCGGTATTTCGTAGAAGTCCAAGGAAGTCGCCGTTCACTCGATGAGCTTAAAGCTTCCATAGAAAATGAACTGCAGGGACAGGTTGTGGGTGTGTCTGTTTTCGATGGAGAAAATCGTTCCGTACAAGTTTCTCTAAAAAATGATCCTGAAGCTAGACCGATTACGTTGTTTGTGGATCCATATTCTGGGGAAATCCTAGCAGATAACAAGGAAAAAACTTCCGCAGAAGAGTTTATGGGATCCATGTTTTCACTTCACCGTTGGTTGCTCTTGGACAAGGTGGAGGAGCCGATTTTGGAGAGCATGAGCAATCAGGAGTTGGGCAGATTTATCAATGGAGTGGCAACCTTATTGTTTTTGCTCGGGGTACTTACAGGGATCGTGATTTGGGTACCACAGAAAGCCAAAAATTGGAAGCAAGGTCTTAAAGTAAAATGGGATGCGAATTGGAAGCGAGTCAACCACGATTTGCACAATACATTAGCCTTTTATTCTCTGATTGCCTTATTTATCATGGCGGTTACGGGGCCATTTTGGTCCTATGAATGGTATCGCACAGGTTGGCAAAAAACTTGGGATACCTACCAAGCTCCAAAGGAGTCTTCAGCTCCAAAACCAGAACAAGCCTCTGCTTCGGTCGAACCAATCGTGGAAGAACCGATGGAAGTGACTGTCCCTTTCTTGGATCAAATTTATTTGGCGACTAATTTAATTTTGGATTACCGAGGAATGGTTCGAATTTCCTTACCAGAAAAACCAGGAAGTGACATTTCAATAAGCAAGTCAAGAACAGGGTTTTTTGCGCGTGCTGGTGCTGACCAATTGAAATTGAATCCTGCAAATCTCGAGCTGAAGGAAGCTAACTTATTTAGCGAGTTACCTGTTAGGCAGCAGATTGGAAGGTCGGTTAAAGCTCTTCATACCGGAGAGATATTTGGTCAGTTTACCAAGTTTTTATGGTTCGTAGGTTGCTTGATTGCTACTTCTCTACCCATTACAGGGACGCTGATTTGGTTAAACAAAAAGAAGAAAAAAAGACCTGCTAAAGACAAAAAGCCGGCTTCTCGCACCATGGCTCAGGCAGTTTGA
- a CDS encoding glycoside hydrolase family 130 protein, whose protein sequence is MRYLYFILAFLGFNSSFAQEKPWMLGPFQRPLEAQPIISPQTQTLFQDPMTGKSVAWESMATFNPAAIVKDGLVHVLYRAEEKLGEKEIGGHTSRLGMAISEDGFQFSRETQPIFYPKEDSQKRYEWTGGTEDPRIVETEDGLYVLTYTQWNRDVPRLAVATSRDLRNWEKHGPIFEHWKEGKYHNSESKSGAIVTQVKNGKLVAAKINGKYWMYYGVPHIWIASWDDLINWQPLENHEGNRVPVLSPRPGYFDSWLVEAGPPPILTEHGIVVMYNAGNSQQVGVKNLGNRVYTGGQALFDPKEPWKLVDRSEYPFIQPELPFEKSGQYPEGTTFLEGLVYFQGKWLLYYGTADSMVGVVSAEAN, encoded by the coding sequence ATGCGTTATCTGTATTTTATTCTGGCGTTCTTGGGTTTCAATTCATCCTTTGCGCAAGAGAAACCTTGGATGCTTGGGCCTTTTCAAAGACCTCTTGAGGCACAACCCATTATTTCCCCTCAAACACAAACTCTTTTTCAAGACCCGATGACTGGTAAATCGGTCGCATGGGAATCGATGGCTACGTTCAATCCTGCAGCGATTGTAAAAGATGGCTTAGTCCATGTGCTTTACCGAGCCGAAGAAAAGCTTGGAGAAAAGGAAATTGGGGGCCATACTTCTCGATTAGGAATGGCTATTTCGGAGGATGGATTTCAATTTTCTCGAGAAACGCAGCCGATTTTTTACCCAAAGGAGGATTCTCAAAAGAGGTATGAATGGACTGGGGGAACAGAGGATCCTCGAATCGTGGAGACTGAAGATGGCCTTTATGTCCTGACCTATACGCAATGGAATCGTGATGTGCCAAGGTTGGCAGTGGCTACCTCGCGAGATCTTAGAAATTGGGAAAAGCATGGGCCAATCTTTGAGCATTGGAAAGAAGGAAAATACCACAACAGCGAATCCAAGTCAGGGGCTATAGTTACCCAAGTCAAAAATGGAAAACTTGTGGCAGCCAAAATCAATGGGAAATATTGGATGTATTATGGAGTTCCCCACATCTGGATAGCTTCCTGGGACGACTTAATTAACTGGCAGCCTTTGGAAAATCACGAGGGTAACCGAGTACCTGTTTTAAGTCCTCGCCCGGGTTATTTTGATTCCTGGTTGGTTGAGGCAGGACCGCCGCCCATCTTGACGGAACATGGGATAGTCGTGATGTATAATGCTGGAAATTCCCAGCAGGTAGGAGTGAAAAATCTTGGGAATCGGGTTTACACGGGAGGACAAGCGCTTTTTGATCCCAAAGAACCTTGGAAATTAGTGGATCGCTCTGAGTATCCGTTTATTCAACCTGAACTCCCTTTCGAAAAATCTGGTCAATATCCAGAGGGCACGACCTTTTTGGAAGGATTGGTGTATTTCCAAGGGAAATGGTTACTTTATTATGGCACAGCAGATTCGATGGTTGGGGTGGTCAGTGCAGAAGCAAATTAA
- a CDS encoding response regulator transcription factor, producing MRILVVEDESGISNFLKQGLEEESFAVDVADNGKEGLNLALSGNYDLLLLDWMLPGISGIEITRLFRKEFPDTPVIFLTAKDTPDETVFGLQSGANDYIKKPFHFEELLARIRVQLRGKAGVVEKLTLGPITILPDRHQVFKGEEEIALTQKEFALLEFLIRNKNKVCRRTRIIESVWDIHFEYNTGVIDVFINSLRKKLNLQKEEDYIQTIRGVGYIAKEL from the coding sequence ATGCGAATTTTAGTAGTCGAAGATGAATCCGGGATTTCTAACTTCCTTAAGCAGGGGCTCGAAGAGGAATCCTTTGCCGTGGATGTGGCTGACAATGGGAAAGAAGGGCTCAATCTGGCTTTATCTGGAAATTATGACCTTCTGCTTTTGGACTGGATGCTGCCTGGAATTAGTGGAATAGAAATTACCCGACTTTTCCGAAAGGAATTTCCAGATACTCCGGTTATTTTTTTGACGGCCAAAGACACCCCTGATGAGACCGTTTTTGGACTTCAGAGTGGAGCCAATGATTACATCAAGAAACCGTTCCACTTCGAGGAGCTTCTTGCGAGGATTCGGGTGCAGTTAAGGGGGAAAGCAGGGGTAGTCGAAAAATTAACCTTAGGTCCTATTACTATATTGCCAGATCGTCATCAGGTTTTTAAAGGGGAGGAAGAAATTGCTTTAACGCAAAAGGAATTTGCCTTGCTAGAATTTTTGATTCGGAATAAAAACAAAGTTTGTCGGAGAACTCGAATCATTGAAAGTGTCTGGGATATTCATTTTGAATATAATACTGGGGTTATTGATGTATTCATCAATTCACTTCGTAAAAAACTCAATCTCCAAAAAGAAGAAGATTATATCCAAACCATTCGGGGCGTAGGATACATCGCCAAAGAATTATGA
- a CDS encoding sensor histidine kinase, with protein sequence MKSSYKQRIAWRLTWVTALIISAVFVLIYMVADFTLIRNIDRELQLETEKHKDQIFLVRGEIRFLHKDEWEEMEHTQLQLNPIFIEIVDLNGVSMDRSPNLGSQHLLFTPEKAQTQDAWTLKIGDQTVRQQQIPLINDGQTEGYLLVATSFQDADELLTNLRNVLFVLYPMILISLFLTMRYLAGKSMEPILEIISIANQINQKNLNERVPDSNLNDEIGQLTHSINRLLDRLEQALIREKQFTSDASHELRTPLSVLRGTLEVLIRKPRTAEEYQEKIQTALKSIDKMTSIIDQLLALARVESTGKLVHEEVELIAFVEELVDQKKLEFDRVIHFNSQVGFPIYVKTHEKSLKMILENLLQNAVKYSSSDTSVVVEVGMRSLEPYIQVIDQGCGIEEENLEKIFDPFFRTQDALQNPVPGTGLGLAIVKKLCQESGIKISVSSILSRGSVFRLDFPKQS encoded by the coding sequence ATGAAATCCTCCTACAAACAACGAATTGCCTGGAGGCTGACTTGGGTGACCGCGCTGATTATTTCGGCTGTTTTTGTGTTGATTTACATGGTCGCGGATTTCACCCTGATCCGAAATATTGATCGTGAACTTCAGCTTGAGACTGAAAAGCACAAGGATCAGATTTTTTTAGTCAGAGGGGAAATTAGGTTTTTGCATAAAGATGAATGGGAGGAAATGGAGCACACCCAGCTTCAGTTAAATCCGATTTTCATAGAGATCGTGGATTTGAATGGGGTTTCGATGGATCGATCCCCCAATCTTGGTTCCCAACATTTACTGTTTACTCCAGAAAAAGCCCAAACCCAAGATGCTTGGACTCTGAAAATCGGGGATCAAACGGTAAGACAGCAGCAGATTCCCCTGATCAACGACGGACAGACAGAAGGCTATTTATTGGTTGCGACTTCTTTTCAAGATGCGGACGAACTACTCACCAATTTGAGAAATGTGCTGTTCGTCTTATACCCGATGATCCTGATTTCTTTGTTTTTGACTATGCGATATCTCGCTGGTAAAAGCATGGAGCCAATTCTGGAGATTATATCTATCGCAAATCAGATCAACCAAAAAAACCTCAACGAGCGCGTTCCCGATTCAAATTTGAATGATGAAATCGGCCAACTAACCCATTCGATCAATCGACTTTTGGATCGCTTAGAGCAGGCATTGATTCGTGAAAAGCAATTTACCTCTGATGCCTCTCATGAGCTGAGAACCCCCCTGAGCGTCCTTCGCGGTACCCTTGAAGTTCTAATTCGTAAACCAAGAACAGCCGAAGAATACCAAGAGAAAATTCAGACCGCACTCAAAAGCATTGACAAAATGACCTCCATCATTGATCAGTTGCTGGCCTTGGCTCGGGTGGAAAGTACAGGTAAGCTTGTTCACGAAGAAGTGGAGCTAATCGCTTTTGTGGAAGAATTGGTGGATCAAAAAAAGCTTGAATTCGATCGAGTGATTCATTTCAATTCCCAGGTGGGATTTCCTATTTATGTCAAAACCCATGAGAAATCCCTGAAAATGATTCTAGAAAATCTACTTCAAAATGCAGTGAAGTATTCTTCTTCAGATACATCAGTGGTGGTTGAAGTAGGTATGCGAAGTCTGGAACCCTACATTCAGGTGATTGATCAAGGTTGCGGTATTGAAGAAGAGAATTTGGAAAAGATTTTTGATCCGTTTTTCCGAACCCAAGATGCCCTTCAAAATCCAGTGCCTGGTACGGGCTTGGGCTTGGCAATTGTCAAGAAACTTTGCCAAGAGTCAGGGATTAAAATTTCAGTCAGCAGCATCCTCAGCAGAGGAAGTGTTTTTCGATTGGATTTTCCCAAACAATCTTAA
- a CDS encoding CusA/CzcA family heavy metal efflux RND transporter — MLDRIIHWSISNKLIIFIFIAAWIGFGSYALIHLPIGAVPDVTNNQVQVITTSRNLATEDVEKFLTYPVELEMANLPGVKEIRSVSKFGLSVVTIVFEEDLGTYLPRQLIAERLKIAQERIPAGFGTPFMGPISTGLGEIYQYVIDVKPGYEDQYSITDLRTIQDWIVRRNLSGIEGVIEVNTWGGFLKQYEVALNPERLKAFGINLSQVYEVLSKNNSIAGGSYIEKTNESFFIRGEGQVKTLEDIENIVLEVRNGSPVYIRDIAKVQFGHANRFGAITANGEGEKVLGQVMMLKGADGKGTIDRVKARIAEMENTLPEGVVINGFLDRSELIGRTTFTISENLILGCLIVVFVVVLLLGNIRSGLVVASVIPLSLLFALSMMFIFGVDANLMSLGAIDFGIIIDGAVIIVEYIAYQFAKSSSHFSSLNAKERRTEKDKIALQGASKMMHSAVFGQIIIIIVFIPILSLSGVEGKMFRPMAEVFSFALIGAMILGLTYVPVVSSMFLKSEAPGPKNISVRIIGFLNKLYRPTIEWALAHTKVVLSAALGLLISAVLIFSRMGAEFVPTLDEGDFVIQPVLKTGTTLTNTVETITEIEKILKKFPEVKQVVTRIGAAEIPTDPMSMEESDVIVTLHPPSEWTTVETKDELAEQFKIALEAIPGLDYEFTQPIEMRFNELITGVRADLAIKVFGEDLDVLLHTAQKIEAAIQGVEGAADIILEKVDGLPQMKIEYDRAKVAKYGLNVEDLNQVVTMGFAGLSTGTVFEGEKQFDLVVRFDGPYRKDIENLENASIQLPTGGSIPLSELATISYTKGPAKISRDNTQRRIVVGVNVRNRDLQSVVDDIQEIVRTQVEIPEGYRVSYGGQFENLQQARNRLMIAVPVALVLIFALLYFAFSSTKEAFMIYTAIPFSAIGGVVLLWMRDMPFSISAGVGFIALFGIAVLNGIVMIEHFKSMKHRYDSMKEMVIHGAMERLRPVLLTASAAALGFLPMAISSSAGAEVQRPLATVVVGGLISATLLTLVVLPVLYVWFNTPRKSSIKFSKVGMLLLPIVLGSLTTFGQTASQLTLTEALELAEKQNVGIQAAKKRMEAAYAQIGTAWSLGKSELYYKEDQNDIAENGVYNRVWGVRQSLDFPTVYGAQKSFLRAGFEQETANFSLQLRSLKKEVSAAFVTAQFWQSLERNYQYLDSLYGAFAYAAERRQATGESNLLEKLTAQSKKREIALKLIEAEGNKKIAVDQLKQLINLEGEISLSLEEVELAAPMALENHPGKNWYEAAKLQSFYQTQIQKQTLLPNINLDLFRGTNPGAEAKIYPGFEIGVGIPLFFGSQAAKIRASKIAQDQISWESVDFQNRLETRFSNFQRRKAQLQQALEYYEKEGNLLAQQLQLQAMVSFKEGEIDFLQYVQLIENSRQITVQYLQSKLDFQLNELELLYLNN; from the coding sequence ATGCTAGATCGGATTATCCATTGGAGTATAAGCAATAAGCTTATCATTTTTATTTTCATCGCTGCTTGGATTGGATTTGGGAGCTATGCTTTGATTCATTTGCCCATCGGAGCTGTGCCTGATGTAACCAATAATCAAGTACAAGTCATTACCACTTCCCGGAATTTAGCGACGGAAGATGTTGAGAAGTTTTTGACCTATCCGGTAGAGTTGGAAATGGCCAACTTGCCAGGTGTGAAGGAAATCCGATCCGTTTCAAAATTTGGACTTTCCGTGGTAACCATTGTTTTTGAAGAGGATTTGGGAACTTATTTGCCCCGCCAGTTGATTGCTGAGCGCTTGAAGATTGCCCAAGAGCGAATTCCAGCTGGTTTCGGGACGCCATTTATGGGGCCAATTTCAACAGGACTTGGAGAAATCTACCAGTATGTCATTGATGTCAAACCGGGATATGAAGACCAATATTCCATTACTGATTTACGAACCATTCAAGATTGGATTGTTCGCAGAAACCTGTCCGGAATCGAAGGTGTCATCGAAGTCAATACTTGGGGTGGATTTCTCAAACAATACGAAGTAGCCCTTAACCCTGAGCGATTAAAAGCATTTGGGATCAATTTATCCCAGGTTTACGAAGTTCTTTCCAAGAATAATTCGATCGCTGGAGGTAGCTACATTGAAAAAACGAATGAGAGCTTTTTTATCCGAGGTGAAGGACAGGTTAAGACCTTGGAAGATATTGAAAACATCGTTCTCGAAGTAAGAAACGGCAGTCCAGTCTATATCCGGGATATTGCCAAGGTTCAATTTGGACACGCCAATCGATTTGGTGCAATCACCGCAAACGGTGAGGGGGAGAAAGTCTTGGGACAAGTAATGATGCTCAAAGGGGCAGATGGCAAGGGAACGATTGACCGAGTGAAAGCACGTATTGCTGAAATGGAAAACACCCTGCCTGAAGGTGTTGTAATCAATGGGTTTTTGGATCGTTCTGAGCTTATTGGTCGAACCACCTTTACGATCAGTGAAAACTTGATTTTGGGGTGTTTGATCGTTGTGTTTGTAGTGGTGCTACTTTTAGGAAATATCCGCTCAGGATTGGTAGTGGCCTCTGTGATTCCATTGAGTTTACTTTTCGCCTTATCCATGATGTTTATTTTCGGAGTGGATGCCAACTTGATGAGTTTGGGGGCAATTGACTTTGGGATTATTATCGATGGAGCGGTTATTATCGTCGAGTATATCGCTTATCAATTCGCGAAATCTTCCTCCCATTTTTCTTCTTTGAACGCCAAAGAACGAAGAACTGAAAAAGATAAAATCGCATTGCAAGGTGCTTCTAAAATGATGCACTCTGCTGTCTTTGGTCAGATCATTATCATCATTGTATTTATTCCGATTTTATCGCTATCTGGCGTGGAAGGTAAAATGTTCCGGCCGATGGCTGAGGTATTCAGCTTTGCCTTGATTGGGGCGATGATTTTGGGATTGACCTATGTGCCGGTAGTTTCTTCCATGTTCCTAAAGTCTGAAGCTCCTGGTCCTAAGAATATTTCGGTACGAATCATCGGGTTTCTCAATAAGCTGTACAGACCAACCATCGAATGGGCCCTTGCGCATACCAAAGTAGTACTCTCAGCAGCCTTAGGATTGTTGATTTCAGCTGTGTTGATATTTTCCAGAATGGGGGCAGAGTTTGTTCCGACACTGGATGAAGGAGATTTCGTAATTCAGCCAGTTTTGAAAACTGGAACTACCCTGACCAATACCGTAGAAACGATTACTGAGATCGAGAAAATCCTCAAAAAATTCCCGGAAGTCAAGCAGGTTGTTACCCGTATTGGTGCGGCTGAAATTCCGACCGATCCGATGTCCATGGAGGAAAGTGATGTCATTGTGACCTTGCATCCGCCAAGCGAATGGACTACTGTGGAGACGAAGGATGAATTGGCAGAGCAGTTTAAAATTGCGCTAGAAGCTATTCCTGGGTTAGATTATGAATTTACCCAACCCATCGAAATGAGATTTAACGAATTGATCACTGGGGTTCGTGCAGATTTGGCTATCAAAGTATTTGGGGAGGATTTAGATGTTCTTCTTCATACTGCTCAAAAAATCGAAGCGGCTATCCAAGGAGTAGAGGGAGCAGCTGATATTATTTTGGAAAAAGTGGATGGTTTGCCACAAATGAAAATCGAGTATGATCGTGCCAAAGTAGCCAAATATGGCCTCAATGTGGAAGATCTGAATCAGGTGGTGACGATGGGTTTTGCGGGATTAAGTACCGGGACTGTTTTTGAAGGGGAAAAACAATTTGATTTGGTGGTTCGATTTGATGGGCCTTACCGAAAGGACATTGAGAACCTAGAAAACGCCTCGATCCAGTTGCCTACCGGAGGAAGTATTCCGCTTTCTGAATTGGCCACCATTTCCTACACTAAAGGACCGGCTAAAATTTCCCGAGATAATACCCAGCGTAGAATTGTAGTTGGGGTCAATGTTCGAAACCGAGACTTGCAGTCTGTAGTGGATGATATTCAAGAAATTGTCAGAACTCAAGTGGAGATTCCAGAAGGATATCGAGTTTCCTATGGAGGTCAGTTTGAAAACTTACAACAAGCCCGAAACCGACTGATGATCGCAGTGCCTGTTGCACTGGTCCTCATTTTTGCCTTGCTCTACTTTGCATTTTCTTCGACCAAGGAGGCTTTTATGATCTACACAGCAATTCCTTTTTCAGCCATTGGGGGAGTTGTCCTTTTATGGATGAGAGATATGCCATTTAGTATTTCGGCAGGTGTTGGCTTTATCGCCTTGTTTGGTATTGCGGTATTAAATGGGATTGTGATGATCGAGCATTTCAAATCAATGAAACATCGATACGATAGCATGAAAGAAATGGTGATACACGGAGCGATGGAGCGACTTCGTCCTGTTTTGTTGACTGCTTCGGCTGCAGCCTTGGGTTTCTTACCTATGGCCATCTCGTCTTCCGCAGGAGCAGAAGTTCAGCGACCTTTGGCTACAGTGGTTGTGGGTGGATTGATCTCAGCAACTTTACTCACCTTAGTTGTCCTTCCGGTATTATACGTTTGGTTTAACACTCCGCGAAAATCTAGCATCAAATTCTCCAAAGTAGGCATGCTCCTTTTGCCAATTGTACTTGGAAGTTTGACGACCTTTGGTCAGACAGCTTCTCAATTGACACTGACTGAGGCTTTAGAGCTTGCTGAAAAGCAAAATGTCGGTATTCAAGCCGCTAAAAAGCGAATGGAAGCTGCTTATGCTCAAATTGGCACGGCTTGGAGTTTAGGTAAAAGTGAACTCTATTACAAAGAAGATCAAAATGATATTGCCGAAAACGGAGTCTACAACCGAGTTTGGGGTGTTCGTCAATCCTTGGATTTTCCAACGGTATATGGAGCTCAGAAAAGTTTTCTACGTGCTGGTTTTGAGCAGGAAACAGCCAATTTTTCCCTTCAATTACGAAGTTTGAAAAAAGAAGTCAGTGCGGCTTTTGTGACTGCTCAATTTTGGCAATCCTTGGAGCGTAATTATCAGTATTTGGATAGTTTGTATGGTGCCTTTGCATATGCTGCAGAGCGAAGACAGGCTACCGGTGAATCCAACCTTTTGGAAAAACTTACCGCTCAAAGTAAAAAGCGAGAAATTGCCCTAAAGCTGATTGAGGCGGAAGGGAATAAGAAAATTGCTGTGGATCAACTAAAGCAGTTGATTAATCTGGAAGGAGAAATTTCCCTTTCCTTGGAAGAGGTGGAATTGGCTGCTCCTATGGCATTGGAAAATCACCCTGGGAAGAACTGGTACGAAGCAGCTAAGCTGCAATCGTTTTACCAAACGCAAATTCAAAAACAAACCTTGCTTCCAAACATCAATTTGGATTTGTTCCGAGGAACTAACCCTGGCGCGGAGGCAAAGATTTATCCCGGATTTGAAATTGGAGTCGGGATTCCGCTATTCTTTGGTTCTCAAGCAGCAAAGATTCGAGCTTCTAAAATCGCTCAGGATCAAATCTCTTGGGAGTCCGTTGATTTTCAGAATCGTTTAGAAACTCGATTTTCAAATTTTCAGAGACGAAAAGCCCAACTCCAGCAAGCCTTGGAATATTATGAAAAGGAGGGAAATCTGCTTGCTCAGCAATTGCAACTACAGGCGATGGTGTCCTTCAAAGAAGGAGAAATTGATTTCCTTCAATATGTTCAGTTGATCGAAAACTCAAGACAGATCACTGTCCAATACCTACAGTCCAAACTGGACTTTCAATTAAATGAATTAGAACTGCTTTACTTGAATAACTAA
- a CDS encoding efflux RND transporter periplasmic adaptor subunit encodes MKTRFTFLQKTMALALISSGIWACSNPESKDGIQVNEGESESTEITVSDTQFSTMKMEWGKLNQGEFSEEITVQGMVRIPVEGMQEIAAYYGGYVQGLKLIEGEPVRKGQVLFYLENPDFIKLQQDYLETKSMLDFLKSEFERQQILAKEQISAQKNLIKAKSDYEMSLAKANSLKKQLALISISADALSAETIQSRIPVYSPVNGYVETVDAIPGQFLPPSGKALSLLSKEHIHVELVLFEKDASKVHKGQRVEFSSPDLPNEKLEAEIYVIGQAINEQRQINVHAHMKDEAKEKTLIPGMFLQAKIQLDPIESLAVPEEAVIEVDGEFYILIQGAKSGDTYQLEKVKVTPGPRIHHLISIQPERELDSTTVVLVKGGFNLI; translated from the coding sequence ATGAAAACCCGTTTCACATTTTTACAAAAGACCATGGCTTTGGCGCTTATTTCCTCTGGAATTTGGGCCTGCTCTAATCCTGAATCCAAGGATGGCATTCAAGTCAATGAAGGTGAATCTGAATCCACTGAAATCACGGTTTCGGACACCCAGTTTTCTACCATGAAAATGGAATGGGGAAAACTTAATCAAGGGGAATTTTCGGAAGAAATTACAGTACAGGGGATGGTTCGCATCCCAGTAGAAGGCATGCAGGAAATCGCTGCCTACTACGGAGGTTATGTGCAGGGGCTAAAGCTGATCGAGGGGGAACCTGTGAGAAAAGGACAGGTGCTATTTTATCTGGAAAACCCTGATTTCATCAAGTTGCAGCAAGATTACTTGGAGACGAAAAGCATGCTTGATTTCCTTAAATCAGAGTTTGAGCGTCAGCAGATTTTGGCAAAGGAGCAGATTTCAGCTCAGAAAAATTTGATCAAAGCGAAGTCTGATTATGAAATGTCGCTAGCCAAGGCCAACAGTTTGAAAAAACAGCTAGCATTAATTTCGATTTCTGCTGATGCACTTTCTGCTGAAACGATCCAATCTCGCATTCCGGTGTATTCTCCTGTAAATGGATATGTCGAAACAGTGGATGCTATTCCGGGTCAATTTCTTCCTCCTTCTGGGAAAGCCCTATCACTGCTGAGCAAAGAGCATATCCATGTTGAATTGGTGCTTTTCGAAAAAGATGCCTCCAAAGTTCACAAAGGTCAGCGTGTTGAATTTTCTAGTCCTGATCTTCCCAATGAAAAATTGGAAGCTGAAATCTATGTTATTGGGCAAGCAATCAATGAGCAGCGCCAAATCAATGTTCATGCTCACATGAAAGATGAAGCCAAAGAGAAAACCTTGATTCCGGGTATGTTTTTACAAGCCAAAATCCAATTGGATCCTATAGAGTCTTTGGCTGTCCCTGAAGAAGCCGTAATCGAAGTGGATGGCGAATTTTACATTTTGATTCAAGGCGCTAAATCAGGAGATACCTATCAATTGGAAAAGGTAAAGGTTACTCCAGGTCCAAGAATTCACCATTTGATTTCTATCCAGCCAGAGCGAGAACTCGATTCTACCACGGTGGTGTTGGTGAAAGGTGGTTTTAATTTGATCTAA
- a CDS encoding GNAT family N-acetyltransferase, translated as MNHPLDNPIWTALTTGSKKFSYGDEHIRLIDRDMGFFAGLPSYEPEHLESLWDVLEDGVKVILFTPNPLELDDRWIVHNDRKLLQMVWDNEVENLELSDSVQPLDPSHVSQMMALTDLMRPGPFLEKTILFGNYFGIFSRNKLISMAGARLNPAPFTEVSAVCTLKDYQGRGLSKKVMSAVINSLVAQESIPFLHLYPDNLSAFKLYSSLGFVSRAMLRVYSLEKT; from the coding sequence GTGAACCATCCACTCGACAATCCTATTTGGACAGCATTAACTACCGGGAGTAAGAAATTTTCCTATGGGGATGAGCATATCCGCTTGATTGATCGAGATATGGGTTTTTTTGCGGGCCTACCAAGCTATGAGCCTGAGCATTTGGAGTCTCTTTGGGATGTGCTCGAGGATGGTGTTAAGGTGATTTTATTTACCCCAAATCCATTGGAATTAGATGATCGATGGATTGTTCACAATGATCGAAAATTACTTCAAATGGTCTGGGATAATGAGGTGGAAAACCTAGAACTCAGCGATTCGGTCCAGCCACTTGATCCTTCACATGTGTCACAGATGATGGCGCTTACCGATCTGATGCGGCCGGGACCTTTTTTGGAAAAGACGATTTTATTTGGGAATTATTTCGGGATTTTTTCCAGAAATAAGTTGATTTCTATGGCTGGGGCCAGACTCAATCCAGCTCCGTTTACAGAGGTTTCTGCCGTCTGTACCTTAAAAGATTACCAAGGTCGAGGACTGTCCAAAAAGGTCATGTCCGCTGTGATCAATTCATTGGTTGCACAGGAAAGCATTCCATTTTTACATTTATATCCAGACAATCTCTCAGCATTTAAATTGTATTCTTCGCTGGGTTTTGTTTCGAGGGCTATGCTAAGAGTGTATTCCTTGGAGAAAACGTGA